In Phyllopteryx taeniolatus isolate TA_2022b chromosome 13, UOR_Ptae_1.2, whole genome shotgun sequence, the following are encoded in one genomic region:
- the pogzb gene encoding pogo transposable element with ZNF domain isoform X2: protein MDTELFMECEEEELEPWQQVDDGVDEDDGDEDNRDGDTCEPASLSSSSSLWKPLAPPLPPIAASPLVSQAPPLILTQTSGGAHLLLTTQAFPLPSPGPSLFVTLPQMPPPVVRPAVSSAFSRSHALSPAQLPLRASRGHQVNFHLPQPGDAKASHSSAPGCVSYSNATAAKVVLSVDEFYYGTAGGEQPLRRKYHQALKADTFSCNICERAVSDNLRLVQHTLQHSPLIRGGDDQKMCAFCFRQFSSGTHLQGHRERVHGPAPSSCTCRICEWAFDNESAFLNHMKANHKPGEMPYVCQVCFYRSSFYSDVLQHFASFHRDSRYLLCVFCLKVSRNVASYQKHVLRHQAGQAFHCSRCRLQFAFLADKKRHKLERHRSVRRPAKLDGLPLGSKVTIRMYGKRRLPAAAVGGGARLLQGPACLIQPIKIKAERQNGSPPPAEPPGSPRVQSGRLSCLECGGEVSDFSAHYPTHVRCLLCAFASCCSRAYAAHMIRHHVPRSEDRLLPLHRQPPPCPFFLLCSCCDFASVSGDKMAEHLLVNLEHRSATCRSRVYVEPDIQLCSDEETPRVVEADEPVQMEDWRSAAGWKQPEDYPDANTCIAPFTQPCGPRQPLLKNGDAVDFFKLLFPAALVELITTETNAHAKTCRYLGSGCQDWVPVTPQEIKGFLGLCILMGLQNLPEPSQYWSCNERDDGPTFQRTMSPERFKQLASNIRMGSFSADEYERGRKASDPLRVFKRMLDMLSGAMWDAYRPNCCLTADRALLPGLEGDLRTSNSKSQPQVWLLCDSKSGYCHRLFIQMGEKVSQEAGFDVVQELVKGLENKHHQIYMANSLISVPLVQKLLAQGIYASSSFPPPSRILPGALWEDGRLDKPGDFLQRRWGSLLATRWRDTKEMGCLSTNAHAGEADTVWRRSLTKVGGLDPMARPMAFRLLQENMRGVDICKQLLACNPLGGILQDRHWRGLFWFLVNLSVVNAFIVLRESRKGSPPAWVRDGLFTQVTFRRRLGIQLAECAQKLSEKSGARRPKAERPDRNVRRRHRMGKVGGCSERCQHCDGTKDGAWGCVACGVGLCKEPRCFWEFHGLSPRNKGLTEVGFLENGQSGEAEPDKVHDHLAPLEDLDFSEDEGPDELEESECIKEEVPSPPSPHPTDLSSQSAAPVPKERVDFLSAHQLRVALLALCGGLRQASMVFATEPQLIRFWLKEARKHLKQKNRELEVRVQGGGEACLVAWVLSQREQQLPVSESVFFHKAATLNKNGELGDTFHMSYDWAVLFMLRYQLGPTPAGRKGTRARALPPSLQASVQSFKDFTHNVIRVHHLSDSSVAVMDELYFFVDLRSFQDRRHRAEALQFTGSVPLVTVCLSALADGTMLPALVLTNRQPIDEVLPDFVVLEVTSQNPSAEEAFKLWTQRIWLQHISGPVHHRKSMLVLDQHQDHVGDVSLSNLSGWGTLPAVIPEGCSFLLQPLDLGIKPALERFFRARWNKFSADKPKEPEEVAPGHLQDSAAQMLIRWTVQALTRLKDLRQLWRTSFEITGILPKTDPGEEVPDRGEKQRNLLEKLEDIMLPSEDRLDLLEVEDKEDDDDSEDDQTSEEKREESKEEGDPEEEDLEADTNMNREKNKEEDGQEGEKELGEDTEIDGGDQLVTMEEDSEEEVEKENECRKEATKERRETRIMIGEEVGDEWKITMKTRTETRMEGSQTNQGKPQQMDQS from the exons ATGGACACGGAGTTGTTTATGGAatgtgaggaggaggagctggagccgTGGCAACAGGTGGACGACGGCGTGGACGAAGACGACGGCGATGAGGACAACCGGGACGGGGACACGTGTGAGCCAG CTTCTTTGTCATCGTCTTCATCGTTGTGGAAACCGCTGGCTCCACCTCTTCCTCCCATCGCTGCCTCCCCACTGGTGTCTCAGGCCCCGCCCCTCATCTTGACGCAGACCAGCGGGGGGGCGCACCTCCTCCTCACCACACAG GCCTTTCCGCTGCCGTCGCCCGGACCTTCGCTTTTCGTCACCCTGCCGCAGATGCCCC CGCCCGTGGTACGACCCGCCGTGTCCTCTGCCTTCTCCCGCAGCCACGCCCTTTCTCCTGCCCAGCTGCCCCTCCGCGCCAGCAGGGGGCACCAAG TGAACTTTCACCTGCCTCAGCCGGGTGACGCCAAAGCCTCACACTCGTCAG CTCCCGGCTGCGTGTCTTACTCGAACGCGACGGCCGCCAAGGTGGTCCTCAGCGTGGACGAGTTCTACTACGGGACAGCCGGCGGGGAGCAGCCTCTGAGGAGGAAGTATCACCAGGCGCTCAAAGCGGACACCTTCAGCTGCAACATTTGCGAGCGCGCAGTCAGCGACAACCTCAG GCTGGTGCAGCACACACTTCAGCACTCGCCGCTGATCCGAGGAGGCGACGACCAGAAAATGTGCGCCTTCTGCTTCCGCCAGTTTTCCAGCGGCACCCATCTTCAGGGCCACCGCGAGCGGGTTCAcggccccgccccctcctctt GTACGTGTCGCATCTGCGAGTGGGCCTTTGACAACGAGTCGGCGTTCCTCAACCACATGAAGGCCAATCACAAGCCGGGGGAGATGCCGTACGTCTGCCAG GTGTGCTTCTACCGCTCGTCCTTCTACTCGGACGTCCTGCAGCACTTCGCCAGCTTCCACAGAGATTCGCGCTACCTGCTCTGCGTCTTCTGCCTCAAAGTCAGCAGGAACGTGGCCAGCTACCAGAAGCACGTCCTGCGCCACCAG GCGGGCCAGGCTTTCCACTGCAGCCGATGTCGCCTGCAGTTTGCCTTCTTGGCGGACAAAAAGCGCCACAAGCTGGAGCGCCACCGCAGCGTCCGCAGACCCGCCAAGTTGGACGGGCTGCCGCTGGGTTCAAAG GTGACCATTCGCATGTACGGGAAAAGAAGACTTCCGGCGGCGGCGGTCGGGGGCGGGGCCCGACTCCTGCAGGGCCCCGCCTGCCTCATCCAGCCCATCAAGATCAAGGCAGAGCGGCAGAACGGGAGCCCCCCGCCGGCCGAACCCCCCGGATCGCCCCGGGTGCAGAGCGGCAG GTTGTCGTGTTTGGAGTGCGGCGGAGAGGTGTCAGACTTTTCGGCGCACTACCCCACGCATGTGCGCTGCCTGCTCTGCGCTTTCGCCAGCTGCTGCTCTCGCGCGTACGCCGCCCACATGATCCG CCACCACGTGCCGCGCTCCGAAGACCGACTTCTTCCTCTGCATCGGCAGCCCCCCCCCTG TCCTTTCTTCCTGCTGTGTTCCTGCTGCGACTTCGCATCGGTGTCTGGGGACAAGATGGCCGAACACCTCCTGGTCAACCTGGAGCACCGGAGCGCCACCTGTCGCTCCAGAG TGTACGTTGAGCCAGACATCCAGCTGTGTTCAGACGAAGAGACGCCACGCGTGGTCGAGGCCGACGAGCCAGTTCAGATGGAGGACTGGAGGTCGGCGGCCGGTTGGAAACAACCCGAGGACTACCCGGACGCCAACACCTGCATTGCGCCGTTCACTCAGCCCTGCGGACCTCGTCAGCCTCTACTGAAGAACGGTGACGCCGTGGATTTCTTCAAACTGTTGTTCCCCGCGGCGCTGGTAGAACTGATCACCACCGAGACCAATGCCCACGCCAAGACCTGCCGCTACTTGGGCTCAGGCTGCCAGGACTGGGTTCCGGTCACCCCCCAAGAAATCAAAGGTTTCCTGGGTCTGTGCATCCTGATGGGACTTCAGAACCTGCCCGAGCCGTCTCAGTACTGGTCCTGCAATGAGCGTGACGACGGCCCCACCTTCCAGCGTACCATGAGCCCGGAACGCTTCAAGCAATTGGCGTCAAACATCCGCATGGGAAGCTTCAGCGCCGACGAGTACGAGCGTGGCCGCAAAGCCAGCGACCCGCTGCGCGTCTTCAAGCGCATGCTGGACATGCTGAGCGGCGCCATGTGGGACGCCTACCGGCCCAACTGCTGCCTGACTGCGGACAGAGCGCTGCTTCCCGGTCTGGAGGGGGACCTCAGAACGAGTAACTCCAAGAGCCAGCCTCAGGTGTGGCTGCTGTGTGACTCCAAGTCTGGCTACTGCCACCGCCTCTTCATCCAGATGGGCGAGAAGGTGAGCCAGGAGGCGGGCTTTGACGTGGTGCAGGAGCTGGTCAAGGGTCTGGAGAACAAGCACCACCAGATCTACATGGCCAACTCGCTCATATCCGTCCCTTTGGTGCAGAAGCTTCTGGCGCAGGGTATCTACGCCTCCAGCTCCTTCCCGCCTCCCAGCCGCATCCTGCCCGGGGCACTCTGGGAGGATGGCCGGCTGGACAAACCCGGGGACTTCCTGCAGAGACGCTGGGGTTCCCTGCTGGCCACACGCTGGAGGGACACCAAGGAGATGGGCTGCCTGTCCACAAATGCCCATGCGGGGGAAGCGGACACCGTGTGGAGGCGGTCCCTGACCAAAGTGGGCGGCTTGGATCCCATGGCCCGGCCGATGGCCTTCCGACTCCTGCAGGAGAACATGCGAGGGGTGGACATCTGCAAGCAGCTGCTGGCCTGCAACCCTTTGGGTGGAATTCTGCAGGATCGCCATTGGCGCGGTCTCTTCTGGTTTCTAGTCAACCTGAGCGTGGTCAACGCCTTCATCGTTCTGCGCGAGAGCCGCAAGGGCAGCCCGCCGGCCTGGGTGCGGGACGGCCTCTTCACGCAGGTCACCTTCCGCAGGCGTCTGGGTATCCAGCTGGCCGAGTGCGCCCAGAAGCTGTCGGAAAAGAGCGGCGCGCGGCGGCCCAAAGCGGAAAGGCCGGATCGAAACGTCCGACGACGACACCGGATGGGCAAGGTCGGCGGCTGCTCCGAGAGGTGCCAACACTGCGACGGGACCAAGGACGGCGCCTGGGGCTGCGTTGCGTGCGGAGTCGGGCTGTGCAAAGAGCCGCGATGCTTCTGGGAGTTTCACGGACTGTCGCCTCGCAACAAAG GCCTAACAGAAGTAGGATTCCTCGAAAACGGCCAGAG TGGCGAGGCGGAGCCTGACAAAGTCCATGACCATCTGGCCCCTCTGGAGGACTTGGACTTCTCTGAAGACGAGGGTCCGGACGAGCTTGAGGAAAGCGAATGTATAAAAGAGGAGGTTCCTTCCCCCCCCTCGCCTCATCCGACAGATCTCAGCAGCCAATCGGCCGCTCCCGTCCCCAAAGAGCGAGTGGACTTCCTGTCGGCTCACCAACTGAGGGTGGCGCTTCTGGCTTTATGCGGCGGACTGCGTCAAGCTTCCATGGTCTTCGCCACCGAGCCGCAGCTCATCCGGTTCTGGCTGAAGGAGGCCAGGAAGCATCTGAAGCAAAAGAACCGTGAACTTGAGGTCCGGGTCCAGGGGGGTGGCGAGGCCTGCCTGGTGGCCTGGGTGCTGAGCCAGCGCGAGCAGCAGCTTCCTGTCAGCGAGAGCGTCTTCTTCCACAAAGCGGCCACGCTTAACAAGAACGGAGAGTTGGGCGACACCTTCCACATGTCGTACGACTGGGCCGTGCTCTTCATGCTTCGGTACCAGCTCGGCCCGACGCCCGCAGGCAGGAAAGGGACGCGGGCTCGCGCTCTACCGCCATCTCTGCAGGCTAGCGTTCAGTCGTTCAAAGACTTCACCCATAACGTGATCCGGGTTCACCATCTATCCGACAGTTCGGTCGCAGTGATGGATGAGTTGTACTTCTTTGTGGATTTGAGGAGCTTTCAGGACCGGCGTCACCGTGCTGAGGCTTTGCAGTTCACAGGATCGGTACCGCTGGTCACCGTGTGTCTGTCGGCGCTGGCCGACGGAACCATGCTGCCCGCCTTGGTGCTGACCAACAGACAGCCAATCGATGAGGTTCTGCCAGACTTTGTCGTGCTAGAAGTCACTTCGCAGAACCCGTCCGCTGAGGAGGCCTTTAAGCTCTGGACTCAAAGGATTTGGCTTCAGCATATTTCCGGGCCAGTTCACCACAGGAAGTCCATGTTGGTGTTGGACCAGCACCAAGACCACGTGGGAGACGTTTCTCTCAGTAACCTGAGCGGCTGGGGCACCCTTCCCGCCGTAATCCCCGAAGGGTGTTCCTTTCTCCTGCAGCCTCTGGACCTTGGCATCAAGCCGGCTCTGGAGCGTTTCTTCCGAGCTCGTTGGAACAAGTTCAGTGCAGACAAGCCGAAAGAGCCTGAAGAGGTGGCGCCTGGACATCTGCAAGACAGCGCTGCTCAGATGCTGATCCGCTGGACGGTCCAAGCCTTGACACGTCTCAAAGACCTCCGCCAGCTGTGGAGGACGTCTTTTGAGATTACAGGGATCCTGCCAAAGACAGACCCTGGTGAGGAAGTTCCTGACAGAGGGGAGAAACAACGGAACCTTCTGGAGAAGCTTGAAGACATAATGCTGCCTTCTGAAGACCGTTTGGACCTCCTagaagtagaagataaagagGATGACGATGACTCTGAAGACGACCAGACGTCCGAAGAGAAACGCGAAGAGAGCAAAGAGGAGGGTGATCCAGAAGAAGAAGATCTAGAGGCTGACACCAACATGAACCGGGAAAAGAATAAAGAGGAGGACGGTcaggaaggagaaaaagaacTGGGGGAAGACACCGAAATAGATGGAGGAGACCAGCTTGTGACGATGGAGGAGGACAGCGAAGAAGAAGTCGAGAAGGAGAACGAGTGCAGGAAGGAGGCTACCAAGGAGCGCAGGGAGACCAGGATCATGATCGGAGAGGAAGTCGGCGACGAGTGGAAGATAACCATGAAGACGAGGACGGAGACCAGGATGGAGGGGTCCCAGACGAACCAGGGCAAGCCTCAACAAATGGACCAGAGCTGA
- the pogzb gene encoding pogo transposable element with ZNF domain isoform X1, whose protein sequence is MDTELFMECEEEELEPWQQVDDGVDEDDGDEDNRDGDTCEPASLSSSSSLWKPLAPPLPPIAASPLVSQAPPLILTQTSGGAHLLLTTQAFPLPSPGPSLFVTLPQMPPPVVRPAVSSAFSRSHALSPAQLPLRASRGHQVNFHLPQPGDAKASHSSAAPGCVSYSNATAAKVVLSVDEFYYGTAGGEQPLRRKYHQALKADTFSCNICERAVSDNLRLVQHTLQHSPLIRGGDDQKMCAFCFRQFSSGTHLQGHRERVHGPAPSSCTCRICEWAFDNESAFLNHMKANHKPGEMPYVCQVCFYRSSFYSDVLQHFASFHRDSRYLLCVFCLKVSRNVASYQKHVLRHQAGQAFHCSRCRLQFAFLADKKRHKLERHRSVRRPAKLDGLPLGSKVTIRMYGKRRLPAAAVGGGARLLQGPACLIQPIKIKAERQNGSPPPAEPPGSPRVQSGRLSCLECGGEVSDFSAHYPTHVRCLLCAFASCCSRAYAAHMIRHHVPRSEDRLLPLHRQPPPCPFFLLCSCCDFASVSGDKMAEHLLVNLEHRSATCRSRVYVEPDIQLCSDEETPRVVEADEPVQMEDWRSAAGWKQPEDYPDANTCIAPFTQPCGPRQPLLKNGDAVDFFKLLFPAALVELITTETNAHAKTCRYLGSGCQDWVPVTPQEIKGFLGLCILMGLQNLPEPSQYWSCNERDDGPTFQRTMSPERFKQLASNIRMGSFSADEYERGRKASDPLRVFKRMLDMLSGAMWDAYRPNCCLTADRALLPGLEGDLRTSNSKSQPQVWLLCDSKSGYCHRLFIQMGEKVSQEAGFDVVQELVKGLENKHHQIYMANSLISVPLVQKLLAQGIYASSSFPPPSRILPGALWEDGRLDKPGDFLQRRWGSLLATRWRDTKEMGCLSTNAHAGEADTVWRRSLTKVGGLDPMARPMAFRLLQENMRGVDICKQLLACNPLGGILQDRHWRGLFWFLVNLSVVNAFIVLRESRKGSPPAWVRDGLFTQVTFRRRLGIQLAECAQKLSEKSGARRPKAERPDRNVRRRHRMGKVGGCSERCQHCDGTKDGAWGCVACGVGLCKEPRCFWEFHGLSPRNKGLTEVGFLENGQSGEAEPDKVHDHLAPLEDLDFSEDEGPDELEESECIKEEVPSPPSPHPTDLSSQSAAPVPKERVDFLSAHQLRVALLALCGGLRQASMVFATEPQLIRFWLKEARKHLKQKNRELEVRVQGGGEACLVAWVLSQREQQLPVSESVFFHKAATLNKNGELGDTFHMSYDWAVLFMLRYQLGPTPAGRKGTRARALPPSLQASVQSFKDFTHNVIRVHHLSDSSVAVMDELYFFVDLRSFQDRRHRAEALQFTGSVPLVTVCLSALADGTMLPALVLTNRQPIDEVLPDFVVLEVTSQNPSAEEAFKLWTQRIWLQHISGPVHHRKSMLVLDQHQDHVGDVSLSNLSGWGTLPAVIPEGCSFLLQPLDLGIKPALERFFRARWNKFSADKPKEPEEVAPGHLQDSAAQMLIRWTVQALTRLKDLRQLWRTSFEITGILPKTDPGEEVPDRGEKQRNLLEKLEDIMLPSEDRLDLLEVEDKEDDDDSEDDQTSEEKREESKEEGDPEEEDLEADTNMNREKNKEEDGQEGEKELGEDTEIDGGDQLVTMEEDSEEEVEKENECRKEATKERRETRIMIGEEVGDEWKITMKTRTETRMEGSQTNQGKPQQMDQS, encoded by the exons ATGGACACGGAGTTGTTTATGGAatgtgaggaggaggagctggagccgTGGCAACAGGTGGACGACGGCGTGGACGAAGACGACGGCGATGAGGACAACCGGGACGGGGACACGTGTGAGCCAG CTTCTTTGTCATCGTCTTCATCGTTGTGGAAACCGCTGGCTCCACCTCTTCCTCCCATCGCTGCCTCCCCACTGGTGTCTCAGGCCCCGCCCCTCATCTTGACGCAGACCAGCGGGGGGGCGCACCTCCTCCTCACCACACAG GCCTTTCCGCTGCCGTCGCCCGGACCTTCGCTTTTCGTCACCCTGCCGCAGATGCCCC CGCCCGTGGTACGACCCGCCGTGTCCTCTGCCTTCTCCCGCAGCCACGCCCTTTCTCCTGCCCAGCTGCCCCTCCGCGCCAGCAGGGGGCACCAAG TGAACTTTCACCTGCCTCAGCCGGGTGACGCCAAAGCCTCACACTCGTCAG CAGCTCCCGGCTGCGTGTCTTACTCGAACGCGACGGCCGCCAAGGTGGTCCTCAGCGTGGACGAGTTCTACTACGGGACAGCCGGCGGGGAGCAGCCTCTGAGGAGGAAGTATCACCAGGCGCTCAAAGCGGACACCTTCAGCTGCAACATTTGCGAGCGCGCAGTCAGCGACAACCTCAG GCTGGTGCAGCACACACTTCAGCACTCGCCGCTGATCCGAGGAGGCGACGACCAGAAAATGTGCGCCTTCTGCTTCCGCCAGTTTTCCAGCGGCACCCATCTTCAGGGCCACCGCGAGCGGGTTCAcggccccgccccctcctctt GTACGTGTCGCATCTGCGAGTGGGCCTTTGACAACGAGTCGGCGTTCCTCAACCACATGAAGGCCAATCACAAGCCGGGGGAGATGCCGTACGTCTGCCAG GTGTGCTTCTACCGCTCGTCCTTCTACTCGGACGTCCTGCAGCACTTCGCCAGCTTCCACAGAGATTCGCGCTACCTGCTCTGCGTCTTCTGCCTCAAAGTCAGCAGGAACGTGGCCAGCTACCAGAAGCACGTCCTGCGCCACCAG GCGGGCCAGGCTTTCCACTGCAGCCGATGTCGCCTGCAGTTTGCCTTCTTGGCGGACAAAAAGCGCCACAAGCTGGAGCGCCACCGCAGCGTCCGCAGACCCGCCAAGTTGGACGGGCTGCCGCTGGGTTCAAAG GTGACCATTCGCATGTACGGGAAAAGAAGACTTCCGGCGGCGGCGGTCGGGGGCGGGGCCCGACTCCTGCAGGGCCCCGCCTGCCTCATCCAGCCCATCAAGATCAAGGCAGAGCGGCAGAACGGGAGCCCCCCGCCGGCCGAACCCCCCGGATCGCCCCGGGTGCAGAGCGGCAG GTTGTCGTGTTTGGAGTGCGGCGGAGAGGTGTCAGACTTTTCGGCGCACTACCCCACGCATGTGCGCTGCCTGCTCTGCGCTTTCGCCAGCTGCTGCTCTCGCGCGTACGCCGCCCACATGATCCG CCACCACGTGCCGCGCTCCGAAGACCGACTTCTTCCTCTGCATCGGCAGCCCCCCCCCTG TCCTTTCTTCCTGCTGTGTTCCTGCTGCGACTTCGCATCGGTGTCTGGGGACAAGATGGCCGAACACCTCCTGGTCAACCTGGAGCACCGGAGCGCCACCTGTCGCTCCAGAG TGTACGTTGAGCCAGACATCCAGCTGTGTTCAGACGAAGAGACGCCACGCGTGGTCGAGGCCGACGAGCCAGTTCAGATGGAGGACTGGAGGTCGGCGGCCGGTTGGAAACAACCCGAGGACTACCCGGACGCCAACACCTGCATTGCGCCGTTCACTCAGCCCTGCGGACCTCGTCAGCCTCTACTGAAGAACGGTGACGCCGTGGATTTCTTCAAACTGTTGTTCCCCGCGGCGCTGGTAGAACTGATCACCACCGAGACCAATGCCCACGCCAAGACCTGCCGCTACTTGGGCTCAGGCTGCCAGGACTGGGTTCCGGTCACCCCCCAAGAAATCAAAGGTTTCCTGGGTCTGTGCATCCTGATGGGACTTCAGAACCTGCCCGAGCCGTCTCAGTACTGGTCCTGCAATGAGCGTGACGACGGCCCCACCTTCCAGCGTACCATGAGCCCGGAACGCTTCAAGCAATTGGCGTCAAACATCCGCATGGGAAGCTTCAGCGCCGACGAGTACGAGCGTGGCCGCAAAGCCAGCGACCCGCTGCGCGTCTTCAAGCGCATGCTGGACATGCTGAGCGGCGCCATGTGGGACGCCTACCGGCCCAACTGCTGCCTGACTGCGGACAGAGCGCTGCTTCCCGGTCTGGAGGGGGACCTCAGAACGAGTAACTCCAAGAGCCAGCCTCAGGTGTGGCTGCTGTGTGACTCCAAGTCTGGCTACTGCCACCGCCTCTTCATCCAGATGGGCGAGAAGGTGAGCCAGGAGGCGGGCTTTGACGTGGTGCAGGAGCTGGTCAAGGGTCTGGAGAACAAGCACCACCAGATCTACATGGCCAACTCGCTCATATCCGTCCCTTTGGTGCAGAAGCTTCTGGCGCAGGGTATCTACGCCTCCAGCTCCTTCCCGCCTCCCAGCCGCATCCTGCCCGGGGCACTCTGGGAGGATGGCCGGCTGGACAAACCCGGGGACTTCCTGCAGAGACGCTGGGGTTCCCTGCTGGCCACACGCTGGAGGGACACCAAGGAGATGGGCTGCCTGTCCACAAATGCCCATGCGGGGGAAGCGGACACCGTGTGGAGGCGGTCCCTGACCAAAGTGGGCGGCTTGGATCCCATGGCCCGGCCGATGGCCTTCCGACTCCTGCAGGAGAACATGCGAGGGGTGGACATCTGCAAGCAGCTGCTGGCCTGCAACCCTTTGGGTGGAATTCTGCAGGATCGCCATTGGCGCGGTCTCTTCTGGTTTCTAGTCAACCTGAGCGTGGTCAACGCCTTCATCGTTCTGCGCGAGAGCCGCAAGGGCAGCCCGCCGGCCTGGGTGCGGGACGGCCTCTTCACGCAGGTCACCTTCCGCAGGCGTCTGGGTATCCAGCTGGCCGAGTGCGCCCAGAAGCTGTCGGAAAAGAGCGGCGCGCGGCGGCCCAAAGCGGAAAGGCCGGATCGAAACGTCCGACGACGACACCGGATGGGCAAGGTCGGCGGCTGCTCCGAGAGGTGCCAACACTGCGACGGGACCAAGGACGGCGCCTGGGGCTGCGTTGCGTGCGGAGTCGGGCTGTGCAAAGAGCCGCGATGCTTCTGGGAGTTTCACGGACTGTCGCCTCGCAACAAAG GCCTAACAGAAGTAGGATTCCTCGAAAACGGCCAGAG TGGCGAGGCGGAGCCTGACAAAGTCCATGACCATCTGGCCCCTCTGGAGGACTTGGACTTCTCTGAAGACGAGGGTCCGGACGAGCTTGAGGAAAGCGAATGTATAAAAGAGGAGGTTCCTTCCCCCCCCTCGCCTCATCCGACAGATCTCAGCAGCCAATCGGCCGCTCCCGTCCCCAAAGAGCGAGTGGACTTCCTGTCGGCTCACCAACTGAGGGTGGCGCTTCTGGCTTTATGCGGCGGACTGCGTCAAGCTTCCATGGTCTTCGCCACCGAGCCGCAGCTCATCCGGTTCTGGCTGAAGGAGGCCAGGAAGCATCTGAAGCAAAAGAACCGTGAACTTGAGGTCCGGGTCCAGGGGGGTGGCGAGGCCTGCCTGGTGGCCTGGGTGCTGAGCCAGCGCGAGCAGCAGCTTCCTGTCAGCGAGAGCGTCTTCTTCCACAAAGCGGCCACGCTTAACAAGAACGGAGAGTTGGGCGACACCTTCCACATGTCGTACGACTGGGCCGTGCTCTTCATGCTTCGGTACCAGCTCGGCCCGACGCCCGCAGGCAGGAAAGGGACGCGGGCTCGCGCTCTACCGCCATCTCTGCAGGCTAGCGTTCAGTCGTTCAAAGACTTCACCCATAACGTGATCCGGGTTCACCATCTATCCGACAGTTCGGTCGCAGTGATGGATGAGTTGTACTTCTTTGTGGATTTGAGGAGCTTTCAGGACCGGCGTCACCGTGCTGAGGCTTTGCAGTTCACAGGATCGGTACCGCTGGTCACCGTGTGTCTGTCGGCGCTGGCCGACGGAACCATGCTGCCCGCCTTGGTGCTGACCAACAGACAGCCAATCGATGAGGTTCTGCCAGACTTTGTCGTGCTAGAAGTCACTTCGCAGAACCCGTCCGCTGAGGAGGCCTTTAAGCTCTGGACTCAAAGGATTTGGCTTCAGCATATTTCCGGGCCAGTTCACCACAGGAAGTCCATGTTGGTGTTGGACCAGCACCAAGACCACGTGGGAGACGTTTCTCTCAGTAACCTGAGCGGCTGGGGCACCCTTCCCGCCGTAATCCCCGAAGGGTGTTCCTTTCTCCTGCAGCCTCTGGACCTTGGCATCAAGCCGGCTCTGGAGCGTTTCTTCCGAGCTCGTTGGAACAAGTTCAGTGCAGACAAGCCGAAAGAGCCTGAAGAGGTGGCGCCTGGACATCTGCAAGACAGCGCTGCTCAGATGCTGATCCGCTGGACGGTCCAAGCCTTGACACGTCTCAAAGACCTCCGCCAGCTGTGGAGGACGTCTTTTGAGATTACAGGGATCCTGCCAAAGACAGACCCTGGTGAGGAAGTTCCTGACAGAGGGGAGAAACAACGGAACCTTCTGGAGAAGCTTGAAGACATAATGCTGCCTTCTGAAGACCGTTTGGACCTCCTagaagtagaagataaagagGATGACGATGACTCTGAAGACGACCAGACGTCCGAAGAGAAACGCGAAGAGAGCAAAGAGGAGGGTGATCCAGAAGAAGAAGATCTAGAGGCTGACACCAACATGAACCGGGAAAAGAATAAAGAGGAGGACGGTcaggaaggagaaaaagaacTGGGGGAAGACACCGAAATAGATGGAGGAGACCAGCTTGTGACGATGGAGGAGGACAGCGAAGAAGAAGTCGAGAAGGAGAACGAGTGCAGGAAGGAGGCTACCAAGGAGCGCAGGGAGACCAGGATCATGATCGGAGAGGAAGTCGGCGACGAGTGGAAGATAACCATGAAGACGAGGACGGAGACCAGGATGGAGGGGTCCCAGACGAACCAGGGCAAGCCTCAACAAATGGACCAGAGCTGA